One window from the genome of bacterium encodes:
- a CDS encoding transglutaminase-like domain-containing protein, whose protein sequence is MKIKNILFVSFKVGILIIWMGMMYVLVKNNYAPKKINNKFDTTHVDNSLVKDEWMGIYFKNEKIGYSHWMMIPDKDKNVYIVDEQSYMAFTAGKEHINMRIKNNAVIDSNFRLKDFTAYLFSAMYNLKIEGKMDGNEFKIRMSSDKSVKNISIPVEEIPLITSNINQIISSKGLIPGSNYIFPYYDPFTLTNKRMSVHVEKKDQVEIYGKTEQAYKIREDYDGIIVYAWLKEDGTRLREESPMGFVLKRERQDDALNVLDKNEKIDLIKSTRVVSEKHIENPREITYLKLELSGIDLNGFPLLNQGRQRINGNILEIFNLPFKENKTGRADKFLASSLFIQSDDPLIKDKADEIAGNEKDSLKKAELITKWLNQNLKKRVTVSVPDAVSILKTKTGDCNEHATLFTALARAAALPSKICVGLVYSGDGFFYHAWNEVFARNEWISVDSVFGQIPADAAHVKFIEGELAQQMDILKIIGQIHIKILEYK, encoded by the coding sequence ATGAAAATTAAAAATATTCTATTTGTGTCTTTTAAGGTCGGTATTTTAATCATATGGATGGGTATGATGTATGTTTTGGTTAAAAATAATTATGCGCCAAAAAAAATAAATAATAAATTTGATACAACCCATGTTGATAATTCACTGGTCAAAGATGAATGGATGGGGATCTATTTTAAAAACGAAAAAATAGGTTACAGCCACTGGATGATGATACCTGATAAGGATAAGAATGTGTATATTGTTGACGAACAAAGTTACATGGCTTTTACCGCGGGGAAAGAACATATAAATATGAGAATAAAAAATAATGCGGTAATTGATTCCAATTTCAGGTTAAAAGATTTTACAGCCTATTTGTTTTCAGCCATGTATAATTTGAAAATAGAAGGAAAGATGGACGGCAATGAATTTAAAATAAGGATGTCATCCGATAAATCGGTAAAAAACATTTCCATCCCTGTCGAAGAAATACCTTTAATTACAAGCAACATAAACCAGATTATTTCAAGTAAAGGTTTAATCCCGGGAAGTAATTATATATTTCCATATTATGATCCTTTTACTCTTACAAACAAAAGAATGTCAGTGCATGTTGAAAAAAAAGATCAGGTTGAAATTTATGGCAAAACGGAACAGGCGTATAAAATCAGGGAAGATTATGACGGGATTATCGTTTATGCATGGCTGAAAGAAGACGGTACAAGGCTCAGGGAAGAAAGCCCGATGGGATTTGTTTTAAAGAGGGAGAGACAGGATGACGCATTAAATGTTTTAGATAAAAATGAAAAGATTGATTTAATAAAATCAACACGTGTAGTGTCCGAAAAACATATAGAAAACCCGAGAGAAATAACTTATTTGAAATTAGAATTAAGCGGGATTGATTTGAACGGTTTTCCTCTTTTAAACCAGGGACGGCAAAGGATAAACGGGAATATTTTAGAAATATTTAACCTGCCTTTTAAAGAAAATAAAACAGGCAGGGCGGATAAATTTTTGGCATCAAGCCTCTTTATACAATCGGACGACCCGTTAATTAAAGATAAAGCAGATGAGATTGCAGGGAATGAGAAAGATTCTTTAAAGAAGGCGGAATTGATTACAAAATGGTTGAATCAAAACCTGAAGAAAAGGGTTACAGTCAGTGTTCCTGATGCCGTTTCAATTTTAAAAACAAAAACCGGGGATTGTAACGAACATGCGACGCTGTTTACCGCGCTGGCAAGGGCGGCCGCTCTGCCTTCAAAAATATGTGTGGGACTGGTTTACTCCGGGGATGGTTTTTTTTATCACGCGTGGAACGAGGTGTTTGCCCGGAACGAATGGATAAGTGTTGATTCGGTTTTTGGACAAATCCCCGCTGATGCCGCACATGTTAAATTTATTGAAGGCGAACTGGCACAGCAGATGGACATATTGAAAATTATCGGGCAGATTCATATAAAAATATTGGAGTATAAATGA
- a CDS encoding redoxin domain-containing protein, with the protein MQGLEKFATKTSSPFAKNIFFILLLSFVAVIFLPIAKGQAFKRIREGDPAIDFTLSDMNKTKINLKDFAGKNIATGVIFWNFNSTNSTDELMVLQDLYAKYKDSGLNILAVYVPNSDKETTFEELDKVSQIIAEKGINFAVVIDDGLKIYNQYGVVTTPSLAVIDMDNKILSILPGYPKLSGERLVKKSFEKPLSIEIVPKPKIAEGYVPKGKSQFYYNFAIKMFKLGFMEKAKEKIMTSLKEDDKFPLSHSLLGRVFARQDNIDSASASFITALDLDPKNIETHYYYAVVCRNGDRLAESIEEFNQALKLAPRDPSIVYGLGTAYYKNGEKEKAKEKFLEAIKIIDENNAGNIVLKDELSQNKGNVFYDLANLYLEEKNTDDAISAFKKSNSNYKKFIEIARSDI; encoded by the coding sequence ATGCAAGGATTAGAAAAATTCGCAACGAAAACTTCGTCGCCTTTTGCCAAAAATATTTTTTTTATTTTATTATTAAGCTTTGTTGCTGTTATATTTTTACCGATAGCCAAAGGACAGGCCTTTAAAAGAATCCGGGAAGGCGACCCTGCGATAGATTTCACATTAAGCGATATGAATAAAACCAAAATTAATCTTAAGGATTTTGCCGGAAAAAACATTGCAACAGGCGTTATTTTCTGGAATTTTAATTCTACAAATTCAACAGATGAATTAATGGTATTACAGGATTTATACGCCAAATATAAAGATTCCGGTTTAAACATTCTGGCGGTCTATGTCCCAAATTCCGATAAGGAAACAACATTTGAAGAACTGGACAAAGTAAGCCAGATTATTGCAGAAAAGGGTATTAATTTTGCGGTTGTTATCGATGATGGATTAAAAATTTATAATCAGTACGGCGTTGTTACCACCCCAAGTTTAGCCGTTATTGATATGGATAATAAAATTTTATCTATTTTGCCGGGTTACCCGAAACTATCAGGGGAAAGATTGGTGAAAAAATCGTTTGAAAAACCACTCTCGATAGAAATAGTCCCCAAGCCTAAAATCGCAGAGGGATATGTCCCTAAAGGGAAATCACAATTTTATTATAATTTTGCGATAAAAATGTTTAAATTGGGCTTTATGGAAAAGGCAAAAGAAAAAATAATGACTTCTTTAAAAGAAGATGATAAATTTCCCTTAAGCCACAGCCTGCTCGGCAGGGTATTTGCCCGACAGGATAATATCGACAGTGCTTCAGCCTCTTTTATTACCGCCCTGGATTTGGATCCCAAAAATATTGAAACACATTATTATTACGCGGTTGTCTGCCGCAATGGTGACAGGCTTGCCGAATCCATTGAGGAATTTAACCAGGCATTAAAGTTGGCGCCCCGTGATCCAAGCATTGTTTATGGGCTTGGGACAGCATATTACAAAAACGGTGAAAAAGAAAAGGCAAAAGAAAAATTTCTTGAGGCCATAAAAATAATTGATGAAAATAATGCCGGTAACATAGTTTTAAAGGATGAACTTTCTCAAAACAAGGGAAACGTTTTCTATGATCTGGCAAACCTGTATTTAGAAGAGAAAAACACTGATGATGCTATTTCGGCATTCAAGAAATCCAATAGTAATTATAAAAAATTTATTGAGATTGCAAGAAGTGATATTTAA
- a CDS encoding ABC transporter ATP-binding protein has protein sequence MIDIVNLSKKFRENPAVCGLSLNVKKGEIFGFIGPNGAGKTTTIKMISGLLMPTAGTIKIDNIDISLNPVDAKKITGLIPDEPFLYEKLTGWEFLYFLGQLYNLDKNTIKNKGMELLDLFNLTYEADDLIEGYSHGMKQKLVIISALIHEPRVIIVDEPMVGLDPRSSKIVKNIFVTLAKKGVTIFMSTHTLFLAQEICERIGVIYKGKLIALGTFDELKNKAESDNVENLEEIFLKLTDK, from the coding sequence ATGATAGATATTGTTAATCTTTCTAAAAAATTCCGGGAAAATCCGGCAGTTTGCGGCCTTAGCCTGAATGTTAAAAAGGGGGAGATATTCGGTTTTATCGGGCCGAACGGCGCGGGTAAAACAACCACTATAAAGATGATCTCTGGTTTGCTCATGCCTACAGCAGGGACTATCAAAATCGATAATATCGATATATCGTTAAATCCTGTCGATGCGAAAAAAATAACCGGGCTTATTCCCGACGAACCGTTTTTATATGAAAAACTTACGGGATGGGAGTTTTTATATTTCCTGGGCCAGCTTTATAATCTTGATAAAAACACAATAAAAAACAAAGGAATGGAACTGCTGGATTTATTTAATTTAACATATGAAGCTGATGATCTTATCGAGGGTTATTCTCATGGAATGAAGCAGAAATTGGTTATAATTTCAGCATTAATCCATGAGCCCAGGGTTATTATTGTTGATGAACCCATGGTGGGGCTGGATCCCAGGAGCAGTAAAATTGTAAAAAATATTTTTGTTACACTTGCGAAGAAAGGCGTGACAATATTCATGTCCACGCACACATTATTTCTGGCCCAGGAGATTTGCGAGAGAATCGGCGTTATATATAAAGGGAAGCTTATAGCCCTTGGGACGTTTGATGAATTAAAAAATAAAGCGGAATCCGACAATGTAGAAAACCTTGAAGAGATTTTTCTTAAACTTACTGACAAATGA
- a CDS encoding cytochrome c family protein, translated as MKKTALLLLFLTEVIFASQATYEGSKRCRTCHMRKDAGMIYEKWEESEHAHAYDDLNEEERKNPFCLKCHVTGYNEPASPGIEADDLLGVQCEACHGAGSLYKKIEIMDEGEYKKNLSFQRKKAIEAGLIMPTEETCKKCHNQESPHYKPFVFRMAYPKIKHLIPRRYLEK; from the coding sequence ATGAAAAAAACAGCTTTATTATTATTGTTTTTAACAGAGGTTATTTTTGCATCCCAGGCTACTTATGAAGGCAGTAAACGGTGCCGCACATGCCATATGAGGAAGGATGCAGGCATGATTTATGAAAAGTGGGAAGAGAGTGAACATGCTCATGCGTATGATGACCTTAACGAAGAAGAGAGAAAAAACCCGTTTTGCCTCAAGTGCCATGTTACAGGCTATAACGAACCCGCGTCCCCGGGAATTGAAGCTGATGACCTCCTGGGTGTCCAGTGTGAAGCCTGCCATGGGGCCGGAAGCCTGTATAAAAAAATAGAAATAATGGATGAAGGGGAATATAAGAAGAATCTTTCCTTCCAGCGTAAAAAAGCAATTGAAGCCGGTTTAATCATGCCGACAGAAGAAACCTGCAAGAAATGTCATAACCAGGAAAGCCCGCATTACAAACCATTTGTATTCAGGATGGCCTATCCCAAAATAAAACATCTTATCCCGCGCCGGTATTTAGAAAAATAA
- a CDS encoding DUF1844 domain-containing protein, with protein sequence MPDEKNKNQSKKYEGPPKVTDVLQNYIVVLGTLSLHYMGVVPNPEGKLDTSGKRELTQAKIAIDSMAVLYKQIEGLLDSKVKNNIEIMLDDLRLRFADESGKNETKQ encoded by the coding sequence ATGCCTGATGAAAAAAATAAAAACCAGTCGAAAAAATATGAAGGGCCGCCAAAAGTAACGGATGTTCTGCAGAATTATATTGTTGTCCTCGGGACGCTTTCCCTGCATTACATGGGTGTTGTTCCAAACCCGGAGGGCAAGCTGGATACGAGCGGTAAAAGGGAATTGACGCAGGCAAAAATAGCGATAGATTCAATGGCGGTTTTATATAAACAAATTGAAGGTTTGCTTGACAGCAAGGTGAAAAATAATATTGAAATTATGCTCGATGATTTAAGATTAAGGTTCGCGGATGAGAGCGGAAAGAATGAAACAAAACAGTAA
- a CDS encoding HD-GYP domain-containing protein — protein MKLESALKRKNIFIVLRWLITFIIVLIFVQNNKFIFDSPVILTFISLYAVSTFMLNFFEDKIFEKNWMNYTIFLFDIIFISAAIYYNGEIDSNFYLVYFLTILMATIGQDVKMTFVVSSLSCLVYVLIIYKADSSIDKILDPAFFIRLPFFYIISLASSFQSQEFHQKEIKMAAQQHEDFINTVDALGKLIEFKDPYTGGKHCHAVREYAVAIAAKLNLPTETIENVRIAASLHDIGKIGIKGAILNKEGPLDEFEIEMIKKHPMIGEEAIKSINKLKDVRQIVRYHHERFDGKLDGSFGSYTGEVKGEDIPIESRIISVADSYDAMISDRPYRKALFKEEARKIIKEESGKQFDPKIVEVFLEYLEETDC, from the coding sequence ATGAAACTAGAAAGTGCTTTAAAACGAAAAAATATATTTATTGTTTTGAGGTGGCTGATAACATTTATTATTGTTTTGATTTTTGTCCAGAATAATAAATTTATATTCGATTCGCCTGTTATTTTAACTTTTATTTCTTTATATGCCGTTAGTACTTTCATGCTTAATTTTTTCGAGGACAAAATCTTCGAAAAAAACTGGATGAACTATACCATATTTCTTTTTGACATTATATTTATTTCTGCGGCGATTTATTATAACGGTGAAATAGACAGTAATTTTTACCTGGTATATTTTTTAACTATTTTAATGGCGACTATAGGCCAGGATGTCAAGATGACTTTTGTAGTATCTTCGTTGAGCTGTCTGGTATATGTTTTGATAATTTATAAGGCAGACAGTTCTATTGATAAAATTCTGGACCCCGCTTTTTTTATCCGTTTGCCTTTTTTTTATATAATTTCTCTTGCCAGCAGTTTTCAATCGCAGGAATTCCATCAAAAAGAAATAAAAATGGCGGCCCAGCAGCACGAGGATTTTATAAATACCGTTGACGCGCTGGGTAAGCTTATTGAATTTAAAGACCCTTATACCGGCGGTAAACATTGCCACGCGGTCCGTGAATACGCGGTCGCCATTGCCGCAAAGCTGAATTTGCCTACTGAAACAATTGAAAATGTCCGGATTGCGGCTTCATTGCATGATATCGGCAAAATAGGAATCAAGGGTGCCATATTAAATAAAGAAGGCCCCCTGGATGAATTTGAAATTGAAATGATAAAAAAACATCCTATGATCGGAGAAGAGGCCATAAAAAGCATCAATAAATTAAAGGATGTCCGCCAGATAGTCCGTTATCATCACGAAAGATTTGACGGTAAATTGGACGGCAGTTTCGGTTCTTATACGGGTGAGGTCAAGGGAGAAGATATCCCGATTGAATCAAGAATAATCTCGGTGGCCGATTCATATGATGCGATGATTTCTGACAGGCCCTATCGCAAAGCTTTATTCAAGGAAGAGGCCAGGAAAATAATAAAGGAAGAAAGCGGCAAACAATTTGACCCTAAAATAGTAGAAGTGTTTCTGGAATATTTAGAGGAAACTGATTGTTAA